The following are encoded together in the Synergistaceae bacterium genome:
- the rplC gene encoding 50S ribosomal protein L3, giving the protein MSMGILGRKVGMTQVFDEDGKAVPVTVIEAGPCSIVEIRTPEKNSYSAVQLGFGEVKPLKVTKPIKGYFEKQKTAPRRWLREFRVENAADYQVGQEITVSLFQNGENVDVIGVSKGKGTQGVIKRHGFSGGPGSHGASVSHRHPGSIGCSSFPGHVIKGRRMAGHMGSERVTTKNLMVFAVDEENNLILIRGSVPGARDSLVMIRKTA; this is encoded by the coding sequence ATGAGCATGGGGATTCTGGGCCGCAAGGTAGGGATGACCCAGGTCTTCGACGAAGACGGTAAGGCAGTGCCTGTAACAGTAATTGAGGCCGGTCCTTGCTCCATCGTTGAAATCCGGACACCTGAAAAGAACAGCTACAGCGCAGTGCAGCTAGGTTTTGGAGAAGTCAAGCCGCTTAAGGTCACAAAGCCTATTAAGGGATACTTTGAGAAACAGAAAACAGCACCCAGGCGCTGGCTGAGGGAGTTCCGCGTTGAGAACGCAGCGGACTACCAGGTGGGACAGGAGATCACCGTTTCTCTGTTCCAGAATGGCGAAAATGTTGATGTTATAGGCGTCAGCAAAGGTAAGGGGACCCAGGGTGTTATTAAACGCCATGGTTTCAGCGGCGGCCCTGGAAGCCATGGTGCTTCCGTAAGCCATCGTCACCCCGGTTCTATAGGATGCAGCAGTTTTCCCGGCCATGTTATCAAGGGTCGGAGAATGGCGGGTCATATGGGCAGTGAGCGCGTCACCACGAAGAACCTCATGGTTTTTGCAGTGGACGAAGAGAACAACCTTATTCTTATCAGAGGTTCAGTTCCCGGGGCACGCGATAGTTTAGTCATGATCCGCAAAACAGCGTAA
- the rplV gene encoding 50S ribosomal protein L22: MDVKATAHQVRISASKVRQVLALIRGKNASDALLVLKYTPNKGARYTEKVLKSAIANAEHNFGLDMDKLVIREAMADQGSYMKRFRPVSMGRAHAFRHHSCHITVVVGEK; the protein is encoded by the coding sequence ATGGACGTAAAAGCAACTGCTCATCAGGTTCGGATATCCGCGTCAAAGGTACGCCAAGTGCTGGCGCTTATCAGAGGCAAAAATGCATCTGACGCGTTGCTGGTGCTTAAATATACTCCCAACAAGGGTGCCCGTTATACTGAAAAAGTCCTCAAGAGCGCTATTGCGAATGCTGAGCATAACTTCGGTCTTGATATGGATAAACTTGTTATCAGAGAGGCAATGGCGGACCAGGGAAGTTACATGAAGCGCTTCCGCCCCGTTTCAATGGGACGCGCGCATGCTTTTAGACACCATTCGTGCCACATCACTGTGGTCGTTGGTGAGAAATAA
- the rpsS gene encoding 30S ribosomal protein S19: MARSLKKGPYVDAKLLRRVEDMNDSGKKTVLKSWARSSSITPEMVGHTIAVHNGRIHVPVYISDNMIGHKLGEFAPTRKFGGHAGQERSTKVKK; this comes from the coding sequence ATGGCTCGTTCACTAAAAAAAGGACCCTATGTAGACGCAAAACTTCTTCGCAGGGTCGAGGACATGAACGATTCAGGGAAGAAGACAGTTCTTAAGAGCTGGGCGCGCAGTTCCAGCATCACACCTGAAATGGTCGGGCACACTATCGCAGTGCACAACGGCCGTATTCATGTCCCGGTTTACATCAGCGATAACATGATCGGACATAAGCTCGGTGAGTTTGCTCCGACCCGTAAGTTCGGCGGTCACGCCGGACAGGAACGCTCCACCAAGGTCAAGAAGTAG
- the rplD gene encoding 50S ribosomal protein L4: MPVVKKVNFKGEVIGEVELADAVFGAPVHVPAMHQVVVAHLANCRVGTHNTKDRGDVSGGGKKPWRQKHTGRARAGSSRSPLWVGGGVAHGPHPRDYHQKVNKKVRRIALCSALTLKVQEENMLVLERFDVEAPKTRVLIQFLSAIESGKKPLFLLHETNMAVVKSAANIPGAAVLHVDSINVYDLLKHDQLIATPEAVKKLEEVFGQ; this comes from the coding sequence ATGCCTGTAGTAAAAAAAGTAAATTTTAAAGGCGAGGTTATCGGCGAGGTAGAACTTGCGGATGCCGTCTTCGGAGCCCCTGTCCATGTGCCGGCTATGCATCAGGTTGTGGTCGCGCATTTGGCTAACTGCCGTGTTGGTACTCACAATACCAAAGACCGCGGGGATGTTAGCGGCGGCGGTAAAAAGCCCTGGAGACAGAAACACACAGGCCGCGCCCGTGCCGGCAGTTCTCGTTCTCCGTTGTGGGTAGGCGGTGGAGTTGCACATGGTCCGCACCCAAGGGATTATCACCAGAAGGTCAACAAAAAAGTTCGCCGTATTGCCCTGTGCAGTGCGCTTACTCTGAAGGTACAGGAAGAGAATATGCTCGTGCTTGAACGCTTTGACGTTGAGGCGCCGAAGACAAGGGTACTCATTCAGTTTCTCTCTGCTATAGAGAGCGGGAAGAAACCGCTTTTCCTCCTTCATGAGACGAACATGGCTGTAGTGAAATCGGCTGCCAATATTCCTGGAGCGGCAGTTCTTCATGTGGACAGCATAAACGTCTATGACCTTCTTAAGCATGATCAGCTGATCGCAACTCCGGAGGCTGTAAAAAAGCTCGAGGAGGTGTTCGGTCAATGA
- the rplB gene encoding 50S ribosomal protein L2 produces MGIKKFRPTTPSRRHMATPDFSEITKAKPERSLVVSLSQSAGRNNNGRVTMRHHGGRGRIKYRIVDFKRDKLGVPGKVVAIEYDPNRSARIALISYLDGDKRYILSPVGLNVGDSVFAGEKSDIRPGNALKLKDIPVGTVIHNIELEPGRGGVMVRSAGVSAQLMAKEGKYAFVRMPSGEQRLVLLECMATIGQVGNEDHENVVYGKAGRKRWLGIRPHIRGMIQNPVDHPMGGGEGKSKSHKHPVSPWGTPAKGYRTRKRKPSDKFIVRRRKK; encoded by the coding sequence ATGGGAATTAAGAAATTTCGTCCCACTACGCCCAGCCGCCGCCACATGGCTACGCCCGACTTTTCAGAAATTACGAAGGCGAAACCGGAGCGGAGCCTGGTTGTATCACTAAGTCAGTCAGCGGGACGCAACAATAACGGCAGAGTAACAATGCGTCACCATGGCGGCCGGGGCAGAATAAAGTATCGTATAGTGGATTTTAAGCGTGACAAGCTCGGCGTGCCCGGTAAAGTTGTAGCAATAGAATACGATCCTAACCGCTCTGCGCGTATTGCATTGATCTCATATCTGGACGGTGATAAGCGTTATATCCTTTCCCCGGTAGGATTAAATGTCGGGGACAGTGTTTTTGCAGGAGAGAAGTCTGATATTCGTCCGGGTAATGCCCTTAAGCTGAAGGACATTCCGGTCGGTACGGTCATTCACAACATAGAACTTGAACCCGGACGCGGAGGGGTAATGGTTCGCTCCGCAGGAGTCTCGGCTCAGCTTATGGCTAAAGAGGGCAAATATGCATTTGTCCGTATGCCGAGCGGAGAGCAGAGGTTGGTTCTTCTTGAGTGTATGGCTACCATTGGTCAGGTTGGCAACGAAGATCATGAAAATGTAGTTTACGGCAAAGCCGGAAGAAAACGCTGGCTTGGAATTCGTCCGCATATTCGCGGTATGATCCAGAACCCTGTCGACCATCCGATGGGCGGAGGCGAAGGCAAGAGTAAGTCGCACAAGCATCCGGTCTCGCCATGGGGAACTCCGGCAAAGGGTTACCGTACCCGCAAGCGGAAGCCTTCGGACAAGTTTATTGTCCGTCGCCGCAAAAAGTAG
- the rplW gene encoding 50S ribosomal protein L23, translating into MNAVAHDIIVRPVITEKTSRMMELGQYTFEVLPKANKIEIRKAVEEVFKVKVVRVNTIQVRSKPKRMGAFLGRSRSWKKAIVTLAKGEKIAFFEGASA; encoded by the coding sequence ATGAACGCAGTAGCTCATGATATAATAGTCCGTCCTGTCATTACGGAGAAAACCAGCCGTATGATGGAGCTTGGGCAGTACACCTTTGAAGTTCTCCCGAAGGCTAATAAGATAGAGATCCGCAAGGCAGTGGAAGAAGTGTTCAAGGTGAAGGTAGTCAGAGTAAACACGATCCAGGTCCGTTCCAAACCGAAGCGGATGGGTGCCTTTTTGGGTCGTTCACGTTCCTGGAAGAAGGCAATCGTAACTCTTGCCAAGGGTGAGAAAATTGCATTCTTTGAGGGCGCAAGCGCCTAG